In Bos indicus x Bos taurus breed Angus x Brahman F1 hybrid chromosome 23, Bos_hybrid_MaternalHap_v2.0, whole genome shotgun sequence, a single genomic region encodes these proteins:
- the NRN1 gene encoding neuritin produces MGLKLNGRYISLILAVQIAYLVQAVRAAGKCDAVFKGFSDCLLKLGDSMANYPQGLDDKTNIKTVCTYWEDFHSCTVTALTDCQEGAKDMWDKLRKESKNLNIQGSLFELCGGGNGAAGPLLPALPVLLVSLSAALATWLSF; encoded by the exons ATGGGACTTAAGTTGAACGGCAGATATATTTCACTGATCCTCGCGGTGCAAATAG CGTACCTGGTGCAGGCCGTGAGAGCAGCGGGCAAGTGCGATGCGGTCTTTAAGGGCTTTTCAGACTGTTTGCTCAAGCTGGGCGACAGCATGGCCAACTACCCGCAGGGCCTGGACGACAAGACGAACATCAAGACCGTGTGCAC ATACTGGGAGGATTTCCACAGCTGCACGGTCACGGCCCTTACGGATTGCCAAGAAGGGGCGAAAGATATGTGGGATAAACtgagaaaagaatccaaaaatctCAACATCCAAGGCAGCTTATTCGAACTCTGCGGCGGCGGCAACGGGGCGGCGGGGCCCCTGCTCCCGGCGCTGCCCGTGCTCCTGGTGTCTCTCTCGGCAGCTTTAGCGACCTGGCTTTCCTTCTGA